From one Lactiplantibacillus paraplantarum genomic stretch:
- a CDS encoding sucrose-specific PTS transporter subunit IIBC → MNHQEVADRVLNAIGKNNIQAAAHCATRLRLVIKDESKIDQQALDDDADVKGTFETNGQYQIIIGPGDVDKVYDALIAKTGLKEATPDDIKAVAAAGQKKNPLMDFLKVLSDIFIPIVPALVAGGLLMALNNVLTAEHLFMAKSVVEVYPGLKGIAEMINAMASAPFTFLPILLGFSATKRFGGNPYLGATMGMIMVLPSLVNGYSVATTMAAGKMVYWNVFGLHVAQAGYQGQVLPVLGVAFILATLEKFFHKHIKGAFDFTFTPMFAIVITGFLTFTIVGPVLRTVSDVLTNGLVGLYNSTGWIGMGIFGLLYSAIVITGLHQTFPAIETQLLANVAKTGGSFIFPVASMANIGQGAATLAIFFATKSQKQKALTSSAGISALLGITEPAIFGVNLKMKFPFVFAAIASGIASAFLGLFHVLSVAMGPASVIGFISIAAKSIPAFALGGVISFVVAFIPTFIYAKRTLGDDRDQVKSPAPTSTVINVNDEIISAPVTGTSESLKQVNDQVFSAEIMGKGAAIVPSADQVVAPADGIITVTYDSHHAYGIKTTAGAEILIHLGLDTVNLNGEHFTTNVQKGDTVHQGDLLGTFDVAALKAANYDPTVMLVVTNTANYANVERLKVTNVQAGEQLVALTEPAASSVAATTV, encoded by the coding sequence ATGAATCATCAAGAAGTTGCTGACCGTGTACTTAATGCAATTGGTAAAAACAACATTCAAGCCGCCGCCCACTGTGCGACGCGCCTCCGTTTGGTCATCAAGGACGAATCCAAGATCGATCAACAAGCCTTAGATGACGACGCAGACGTTAAGGGGACCTTCGAAACTAACGGCCAATACCAAATCATTATTGGCCCTGGCGATGTCGATAAAGTCTATGACGCCTTAATCGCCAAAACTGGTCTTAAAGAAGCGACCCCCGATGATATCAAGGCAGTTGCCGCTGCGGGTCAAAAGAAAAATCCATTAATGGACTTCCTTAAAGTCTTATCTGATATTTTTATTCCAATCGTCCCTGCACTAGTTGCTGGGGGTCTATTAATGGCACTAAACAACGTTTTGACTGCCGAGCATCTTTTTATGGCCAAGTCAGTTGTTGAAGTTTACCCCGGTCTCAAAGGTATCGCCGAAATGATTAACGCGATGGCTAGTGCGCCGTTTACTTTCTTGCCCATCCTCTTAGGATTTTCAGCAACGAAGCGCTTCGGCGGCAACCCCTATCTGGGTGCTACGATGGGCATGATCATGGTCTTACCATCACTAGTTAACGGCTATAGCGTTGCAACGACCATGGCCGCCGGTAAGATGGTTTACTGGAACGTCTTTGGTTTACACGTTGCCCAAGCAGGCTATCAAGGCCAAGTACTCCCAGTCTTAGGCGTCGCCTTCATTCTAGCTACCCTTGAAAAATTCTTCCATAAACACATTAAAGGGGCATTTGACTTCACGTTTACCCCGATGTTCGCCATTGTGATTACTGGTTTCCTAACTTTTACAATCGTCGGCCCCGTCTTACGAACGGTGAGCGATGTATTAACTAACGGTTTAGTAGGCTTATATAACAGCACCGGCTGGATTGGTATGGGAATCTTTGGTTTATTATATTCTGCAATTGTTATTACTGGTCTCCATCAAACTTTCCCAGCAATCGAAACCCAGTTGTTGGCCAATGTTGCCAAAACTGGTGGTTCCTTTATCTTCCCAGTCGCCTCAATGGCCAACATTGGGCAAGGTGCTGCCACTTTAGCTATTTTCTTTGCCACTAAGAGCCAAAAGCAAAAAGCCCTGACTTCTTCTGCCGGGATCTCAGCGTTACTCGGAATTACGGAACCTGCTATTTTCGGGGTCAACCTCAAGATGAAATTCCCATTTGTCTTTGCAGCGATTGCCTCAGGAATTGCTTCAGCTTTCTTAGGGCTATTCCACGTTCTGTCCGTGGCGATGGGTCCCGCATCAGTTATCGGGTTCATTTCGATTGCTGCAAAGTCGATTCCAGCGTTCGCACTCGGTGGTGTCATCTCGTTTGTCGTCGCATTTATTCCAACCTTTATCTATGCCAAACGAACACTCGGTGATGATCGTGATCAAGTAAAATCACCAGCACCAACTAGTACCGTCATCAATGTTAATGATGAGATTATCAGTGCACCCGTAACGGGGACTAGCGAAAGTCTCAAACAAGTTAACGACCAAGTTTTCTCGGCTGAAATCATGGGTAAAGGCGCCGCAATCGTGCCAAGCGCTGATCAGGTCGTCGCACCAGCTGACGGTATCATCACCGTCACTTATGATAGCCACCATGCTTATGGCATCAAAACAACTGCCGGTGCCGAAATTCTGATTCACTTAGGATTAGATACGGTCAATTTAAATGGCGAACACTTCACTACTAACGTCCAGAAGGGCGATACCGTTCATCAAGGTGATCTACTCGGAACGTTTGACGTCGCTGCCTTAAAAGCCGCTAACTATGATCCAACCGTCATGCTAGTCGTCACAAATACGGCCAATTACGCTAATGTTGAACGACTCAAAGTCACGAATGTCCAAGCTGGTGAACAGCTCGTTGCGCTGACTGAACCGGCAGCTAGCTCAGTTGCTGCTACAACTGTCTAA
- a CDS encoding SemiSWEET family transporter has translation MDPKRVKYLKLISKLATFTCIAMYVSYIPQIISNFSGDPVSPLQPLVAMINGILWTGYGWFKTYKDWPVIISNVPGVIFGFITVLTVYIH, from the coding sequence ATTGATCCCAAGCGAGTTAAATATCTGAAACTGATTAGTAAGTTAGCGACGTTTACGTGTATTGCGATGTACGTGTCGTATATTCCGCAAATCATTTCGAATTTCTCAGGTGATCCAGTATCGCCGCTACAGCCACTTGTGGCAATGATTAACGGGATATTATGGACGGGCTATGGCTGGTTCAAGACCTATAAAGATTGGCCCGTTATTATTTCAAATGTTCCCGGGGTGATTTTTGGCTTTATCACTGTTTTAACCGTATATATTCATTAA
- a CDS encoding fructokinase, which produces MLLGAIEAGGTKFVCATGTENGQVSDRISIPTTTPAETMAAVDDYFTTHPVDAIGIGSFGPIGVNPDDPKYGYITTTPKPGWGDFDFLGHLKSRFDIPFYWTTDVNEAAYGESMIGIAKDVPNSIYMTIGTGVGAGVISHNQIFNGRTHTELGHMRLNRLPGDDFKSSCPYHDICLEGLAAGPAVGKRTGKSGKDIPVDDPVWPIIADYIAQACVNLTVAFAPDKIILNGGVMNQRQLFPIIREKFAAYLNGYEEVPPLNDYIVPAGLGNNSGIAGGLLLAQAALKNA; this is translated from the coding sequence ATGCTTTTAGGTGCAATTGAAGCTGGTGGCACAAAATTTGTTTGTGCCACGGGCACTGAGAACGGACAAGTTAGCGACCGGATTTCGATCCCCACGACAACTCCCGCTGAAACCATGGCGGCAGTTGACGACTATTTTACGACTCATCCCGTTGACGCGATTGGAATCGGATCATTTGGTCCCATCGGTGTTAACCCCGATGATCCTAAATATGGTTACATTACTACTACTCCCAAACCTGGTTGGGGCGACTTTGACTTTCTAGGTCATCTTAAAAGTCGCTTTGATATTCCATTCTACTGGACAACCGACGTTAACGAAGCTGCTTATGGCGAATCAATGATCGGTATCGCCAAAGACGTTCCTAACAGCATTTATATGACAATTGGGACCGGTGTCGGTGCTGGTGTTATTAGCCACAATCAGATTTTTAATGGTCGAACTCATACTGAACTTGGCCACATGCGACTCAATCGGTTACCTGGGGATGATTTCAAATCTAGCTGTCCCTACCATGATATCTGCTTAGAAGGCTTAGCTGCCGGACCAGCAGTTGGTAAACGGACCGGCAAGTCTGGCAAAGACATTCCCGTTGACGATCCGGTCTGGCCAATCATTGCCGACTACATCGCGCAAGCGTGTGTCAATCTAACCGTCGCCTTCGCACCGGATAAAATCATTCTTAATGGTGGCGTCATGAATCAACGACAGCTCTTCCCGATAATTCGCGAAAAATTTGCGGCCTATCTCAACGGCTACGAAGAAGTCCCACCACTGAATGATTACATCGTTCCCGCTGGATTAGGTAACAATTCTGGAATTGCCGGTGGTCTGTTGCTAGCTCAGGCTGCTTTAAAGAACGCTTAA
- a CDS encoding glycoside hydrolase family 65 protein: MKRIFEVDPWHVISHELVPTDKRLQESMTSIGNGYMGMRGMFEEHYSNDTLKGIYIGGVWYPDKTRVGWWKNGYPDYFGKVINSVNFIKVNMTIDGDQVDLAKDTVSDFTLDLDMHTGILRRSFVITKGEKRVRFMIDRFVSVAQKELFDVHYSVHNLSADPVQISFISQIDADVFNEDANYDEQFWQVLDKSHAITGGSMFAETKPNDFGTPRFTLGMQMLHATAFRGVNAPETEKAVTNIFRGTLAPDETKNFEKRVLVVTSRDYTDMAAMRAGLAELSEKVSAQSYEDLRQAHIDGWAQRWQLSDVLIDGDDAAQQGIRFNLFQLFSTYYGEDKRLNLGPKGFTGEKYGGATYWDTEAFGVPFYLSLAKPEVTENLLEYRYNQLAGAFHNAKMQGLAGALYPMVTFNGIECHNEWEITFEEIHRNGSIAYAIFNYTRYTGDETYLKTKGIDVLTGISRFWADRVHFSERNQQYMIHGVTGPNEYENNVNNNWYTNFMARWTLEYTLASLKKVDATKRADLQITDNELAKWQDIVDRMYFPHDDQLGIFVQQDGFLDKDVQPVTSIPADQRPINQHWSWDHILRSPYIKQADVLQGIYYFMDKFTAEQKKRNFDFYEPLTVHESSLSPAVHAILAADLHYEDKAVEMYERTARLDLDNYNNDTVDGLHITSMTGSWLAIVQGFAGMRVKDDTLAFAPFVPKAWSHYQFHVNFRGRLIKVDVDQQGTTVELVSGDPLTIELNGQAVKVANTVTTK; this comes from the coding sequence ATGAAACGTATTTTTGAAGTAGATCCGTGGCACGTCATTAGTCATGAACTCGTACCAACGGATAAGCGATTACAAGAAAGTATGACCAGCATCGGTAACGGTTATATGGGCATGCGTGGGATGTTTGAAGAACACTATTCTAACGACACACTGAAAGGAATTTACATTGGTGGCGTTTGGTATCCCGATAAGACCCGAGTTGGCTGGTGGAAGAATGGTTACCCAGATTATTTTGGTAAAGTGATCAATTCAGTTAACTTCATCAAAGTCAATATGACGATTGATGGTGATCAGGTTGACTTGGCTAAGGATACGGTCAGTGACTTTACATTGGATCTTGATATGCATACGGGGATCTTACGGCGTTCATTTGTTATTACTAAGGGTGAAAAGCGCGTTCGGTTTATGATTGATCGGTTTGTCAGTGTGGCACAAAAAGAATTATTTGATGTTCACTACAGTGTGCATAACTTGAGTGCGGACCCGGTCCAAATTAGTTTTATTTCTCAAATTGATGCGGACGTCTTCAATGAAGATGCAAACTACGATGAACAATTCTGGCAAGTGCTAGACAAGAGCCATGCGATTACTGGTGGCAGTATGTTTGCAGAGACCAAGCCCAATGATTTCGGAACCCCACGCTTTACACTGGGCATGCAAATGCTACATGCAACGGCTTTTCGGGGCGTTAATGCACCGGAAACTGAAAAGGCGGTCACGAATATCTTCCGGGGAACGTTAGCACCGGACGAGACTAAAAACTTTGAAAAGCGGGTTCTCGTGGTGACTTCACGGGATTATACGGACATGGCGGCCATGCGGGCTGGTTTGGCTGAACTGAGTGAGAAGGTCAGTGCGCAGTCATATGAAGACTTGCGGCAGGCTCATATTGATGGCTGGGCCCAACGGTGGCAGTTATCGGATGTCTTAATTGATGGTGACGATGCGGCACAACAAGGCATTCGCTTCAACTTATTTCAGCTATTCTCAACCTACTATGGTGAAGACAAGCGCTTGAATCTGGGGCCAAAAGGCTTTACTGGTGAAAAGTATGGTGGTGCAACGTATTGGGATACCGAAGCGTTCGGGGTACCATTCTATCTCTCATTGGCGAAACCAGAAGTAACGGAGAATTTACTGGAATACCGTTATAATCAGCTTGCTGGGGCCTTCCATAATGCTAAAATGCAAGGCTTAGCCGGCGCCTTATACCCAATGGTGACCTTCAACGGGATCGAATGCCATAACGAATGGGAAATTACATTCGAAGAGATTCATCGGAACGGGTCAATTGCGTATGCCATCTTTAATTACACGCGTTATACCGGCGATGAGACCTACTTGAAGACTAAAGGGATCGATGTTTTGACGGGGATTTCACGTTTCTGGGCTGATCGGGTTCACTTCTCAGAACGGAATCAGCAGTACATGATTCACGGTGTCACCGGTCCTAACGAGTATGAAAACAACGTGAATAACAATTGGTACACGAATTTTATGGCGCGCTGGACGTTAGAATACACGTTGGCTAGCTTGAAAAAAGTTGATGCCACTAAACGCGCGGACCTTCAGATTACAGATAACGAGCTTGCTAAGTGGCAAGATATTGTTGATCGGATGTACTTCCCACATGATGATCAGCTAGGAATCTTCGTGCAACAAGATGGTTTCCTGGATAAGGATGTTCAGCCGGTTACAAGCATTCCTGCCGATCAACGGCCGATTAATCAACACTGGTCATGGGATCATATTCTACGGTCACCATATATTAAGCAGGCGGATGTCTTACAAGGAATTTATTACTTCATGGATAAATTTACGGCGGAACAGAAGAAACGTAATTTTGACTTCTATGAACCGTTGACCGTCCATGAATCCAGTCTTTCACCAGCCGTCCATGCCATTCTAGCAGCGGACTTACATTATGAGGACAAGGCCGTGGAAATGTATGAACGCACGGCCCGGCTTGACCTTGATAATTATAATAATGATACGGTCGATGGCCTACACATCACGTCGATGACGGGGTCGTGGCTTGCAATCGTTCAAGGCTTTGCCGGCATGCGGGTGAAGGATGATACCTTAGCCTTTGCGCCATTTGTGCCTAAGGCCTGGTCACACTATCAATTCCACGTTAACTTCCGTGGTCGATTGATTAAAGTAGATGTTGATCAGCAAGGAACGACCGTTGAACTGGTTAGTGGGGACCCACTGACTATCGAACTCAATGGTCAAGCTGTTAAGGTTGCCAACACGGTCACAACTAAATAA
- a CDS encoding alpha-galactosidase: MPVEYDPKTGLINLHNDQISYVIQILVHRYPVHRYFGRYFSKQPYFEPMPSGSHAFANDPTERFPYSVTSLPLEYSTIGSGDYRQPAYVIKDANNQLLPVLEYTGFSVNDQPINSRQLPPTVSKHTPVTTLVIHLADSVTKLQMDLNYTIFENQPIILRSTTLHHHGTNNLQLTALSSAQLDLPTDQYIALTLSGTHAHEANPSFNRLHPGLQTVRSLRGTSGPQHQPFMALAEPNTTELAGTVIGCALAWSGNFDSTVELDQYQHSRLTIGLEPTTFEWQLKPNSSFQTPEAVLTWTNTGFNGMSQVFHAFSYQLMPSQTNIPSVLNTWETLTFAVSESKVQHLIEHAHQLGLQMLVLDDGWFVNRNGENGQLGDWFVDPIKFPNGLKPLAQQAHHHRMGFGLWVEPEMITTNSQLYQQHPAWVLQYVDRTPITARHQLVLDLSQAAVRDHLVTTLTNLVQNNQLDYFKWDMNRHLTQVGSTHLPAAQQGELYYRYVCGLYDILARVKRACPKLIIENCSAGGGRFDFGMLPYINQTWISDLTDPVDRATIENGFSYLFPPRIFSNHITASPNAQNGRITPFETRLQLACIGQLGLELNPKQLIPSEQQLLQGALIKYQQLKSTFIKAHFYRLPTKRHVVAWLLVTTDKTQAICCYLNGLNSAVKTQHPLPLHYLDAELTYTDSSGNRYTGHQLNTIGLLLKPNNADFTSQLIYLHQS; the protein is encoded by the coding sequence ATGCCTGTTGAATATGACCCCAAAACCGGCTTAATCAATCTTCATAATGACCAAATTAGCTATGTTATTCAAATTTTAGTTCATCGTTACCCAGTGCATCGATATTTTGGACGTTACTTTTCAAAACAACCGTACTTTGAGCCGATGCCATCCGGTAGCCATGCTTTTGCTAATGACCCAACAGAACGCTTTCCATATTCCGTGACTTCACTGCCACTCGAATATTCCACTATCGGCAGTGGTGACTATCGCCAGCCAGCTTACGTTATTAAAGATGCTAACAACCAATTACTGCCAGTTTTAGAATATACTGGTTTTTCTGTGAATGATCAGCCAATCAACTCGCGCCAATTGCCACCAACCGTTAGCAAACACACGCCTGTAACAACCCTAGTCATTCATTTGGCCGATTCAGTGACTAAGTTACAGATGGATCTTAACTACACTATTTTTGAAAATCAGCCGATTATCTTGCGAAGCACAACTCTGCACCATCACGGTACTAATAATTTGCAACTAACAGCTCTATCCAGCGCTCAACTAGATCTACCAACTGACCAATATATTGCGCTGACATTAAGCGGTACCCATGCACATGAAGCTAATCCATCGTTTAACCGTTTACACCCAGGGTTACAAACGGTTCGAAGTCTGCGCGGCACTAGTGGCCCACAACACCAACCGTTCATGGCTCTAGCGGAACCTAACACGACAGAATTAGCGGGGACTGTTATTGGTTGTGCACTAGCATGGAGTGGTAACTTCGACAGTACTGTCGAACTTGATCAATATCAACACAGCCGCCTAACAATTGGTCTTGAACCTACTACATTCGAATGGCAGCTAAAACCAAATAGCAGTTTCCAGACTCCTGAAGCCGTGTTAACTTGGACAAATACTGGTTTTAACGGCATGTCGCAAGTATTTCACGCTTTTAGTTATCAGCTGATGCCCTCCCAGACCAACATTCCAAGTGTGCTTAACACTTGGGAAACACTGACATTTGCCGTTTCGGAGTCTAAAGTTCAACACTTAATCGAACACGCCCACCAGTTAGGCTTACAAATGCTTGTCTTAGACGACGGCTGGTTTGTCAACCGTAACGGTGAAAATGGGCAATTGGGGGACTGGTTTGTTGACCCCATTAAATTTCCTAATGGTCTGAAACCCCTTGCCCAACAAGCCCATCATCATCGAATGGGCTTCGGTCTCTGGGTGGAACCAGAGATGATCACCACTAACAGTCAGCTCTACCAACAACATCCTGCCTGGGTATTACAATATGTTGATCGGACACCCATCACAGCTCGCCACCAGCTAGTCTTAGATCTTTCGCAAGCTGCTGTCCGTGACCACTTAGTCACTACTCTGACGAACTTGGTTCAAAATAACCAACTCGATTATTTTAAATGGGATATGAATCGCCATCTTACACAGGTTGGCAGCACACACTTACCGGCTGCACAACAAGGAGAACTGTATTACCGCTACGTCTGTGGACTTTATGATATTCTCGCACGCGTGAAGCGCGCCTGTCCCAAGCTTATTATCGAAAACTGTTCAGCTGGTGGCGGCCGGTTTGATTTTGGTATGCTACCATACATCAATCAGACGTGGATAAGCGATTTGACTGATCCAGTCGACCGAGCAACGATTGAGAACGGATTTAGTTATCTATTTCCACCACGGATATTTAGCAACCATATAACCGCATCACCCAATGCGCAAAATGGCCGAATAACACCATTTGAAACTCGATTACAATTGGCCTGTATCGGGCAACTAGGATTGGAACTTAATCCTAAACAACTTATCCCTAGTGAACAGCAACTTCTTCAAGGAGCCTTGATTAAATATCAGCAACTGAAGTCTACTTTTATCAAGGCCCATTTTTATCGTCTACCGACAAAAAGACACGTTGTTGCGTGGTTGCTAGTAACGACAGATAAAACGCAAGCAATCTGTTGTTACTTAAATGGGCTTAATTCTGCTGTCAAAACTCAGCACCCATTACCATTACACTATCTCGATGCTGAATTAACCTATACTGATTCATCAGGCAATCGTTATACAGGTCACCAGTTAAATACGATTGGGCTTCTACTCAAACCCAACAACGCTGATTTCACTAGCCAATTAATTTATTTACATCAAAGTTAA